The proteins below come from a single Gimesia alba genomic window:
- the metG gene encoding methionine--tRNA ligase, which produces MTQRRILVTAALPYANGDIHIGHLVEYIQTDIWVRFQKLRGHNCRFFCADDTHGTAIMIRARQEGRSEEALIADVREKHIADFTGFNIEFDNYGSTNSEQNRKICHEIWSALREAGLVHEKEVTQLFDVQENTFLADRFVKGTCPKCKATDQYGDNCDKCGSTYTPADLIDPVSTLSDTTPEVRTADHLFVRIEDLHPFLEEWTQSGAHLQTEVANYLKGHFLGDPLRDWDISRPAPYFGFEIPDSPGNYWYVWFDAPIGYIASTLEWCEKTNEDFDQWWKNSETEVHHFIGKDITYFHTLFWPAMLKTAGFNLPEKVHIHGFLTVDGEKMAKSKGTFVKASTYLNHLDPACLRYYYASKLGSRLDDLDLNLDEFIQKVNSDLVGKVVNLASRSAKFVANTGLSESYPDDGGLFSHAASQSETIAAAYENCDYNGAMREILALADRANKYVEDQKPWELRKDESRQQDLQDICTIALNLFRQIVIYLSPVLPKLSEQTGDLLNDPITNWDQAQTPLTGTAVNKFQHLFKRIEEKQVQAMTDEAKEEAAAAESEAAASQWNDSGEALEQEPMSDECTIDDFVKVDLRVARIVEANSVPEANKLLQLTLSLGGDERRNVFAGIKSAYNPEELVGRLVICCANLKPRKMRFGTSEGMVLASGPGGKDVFLLSPDEGAVPGQRVH; this is translated from the coding sequence ATGACCCAACGTCGCATTTTAGTCACCGCTGCCTTGCCTTATGCCAACGGTGATATTCATATTGGCCATCTCGTGGAATACATCCAGACCGATATCTGGGTCCGATTCCAGAAACTGCGCGGACACAACTGCCGTTTCTTCTGCGCTGACGATACGCATGGCACCGCGATTATGATCCGCGCCCGACAGGAAGGCCGCTCTGAAGAAGCATTGATCGCGGATGTGCGTGAAAAACACATCGCCGACTTCACCGGCTTCAACATCGAATTCGATAATTACGGCAGCACCAACAGCGAACAAAACCGCAAAATCTGTCACGAGATCTGGTCAGCGCTCCGCGAAGCAGGACTGGTCCATGAAAAAGAAGTGACCCAGTTATTCGACGTGCAGGAAAACACGTTCCTGGCAGATCGCTTTGTGAAGGGAACCTGCCCGAAGTGTAAAGCCACGGATCAGTACGGCGATAACTGTGACAAATGCGGCAGCACCTACACACCAGCCGACCTGATTGACCCGGTCAGCACGCTTTCCGATACCACGCCGGAAGTTCGCACCGCCGATCATCTGTTCGTTCGCATTGAAGACTTGCATCCGTTTCTGGAAGAGTGGACACAGTCCGGCGCACATCTGCAAACGGAAGTCGCCAACTATCTCAAAGGACACTTCTTAGGCGACCCGCTCCGCGACTGGGATATCTCCCGCCCCGCACCCTACTTTGGTTTTGAAATTCCGGACAGCCCGGGCAATTACTGGTATGTCTGGTTTGATGCTCCCATTGGTTATATCGCCTCGACGCTCGAATGGTGTGAAAAGACGAATGAAGACTTCGACCAGTGGTGGAAGAATTCCGAAACCGAAGTTCATCACTTCATCGGCAAAGACATCACCTACTTCCACACGCTGTTCTGGCCTGCGATGCTCAAAACTGCCGGCTTTAATCTGCCAGAGAAGGTCCACATTCACGGCTTCCTGACTGTGGACGGTGAGAAGATGGCTAAAAGTAAAGGGACGTTCGTCAAAGCATCCACGTATCTGAATCACCTTGATCCTGCTTGCCTGCGTTACTATTACGCATCCAAGCTGGGATCGCGACTGGATGATCTCGATCTGAATCTGGATGAATTTATTCAGAAAGTCAATTCGGATCTGGTCGGCAAAGTGGTCAATCTGGCCAGTCGCTCTGCCAAGTTTGTGGCGAATACGGGACTTTCCGAATCGTATCCGGACGACGGAGGTCTGTTTTCCCATGCAGCCAGTCAGAGTGAGACCATCGCGGCCGCTTATGAAAACTGTGACTATAATGGCGCCATGAGAGAAATTCTCGCATTGGCCGACCGCGCCAATAAATATGTCGAAGATCAAAAACCATGGGAACTGCGGAAAGACGAAAGCCGCCAGCAGGACCTGCAGGATATCTGCACAATCGCGCTGAATCTGTTTCGACAGATTGTGATTTACTTAAGCCCCGTACTTCCCAAACTGTCCGAACAAACGGGCGACTTGTTGAATGATCCCATTACAAACTGGGATCAGGCCCAAACCCCATTGACCGGCACTGCCGTCAATAAATTCCAACACTTATTTAAACGTATCGAAGAGAAACAGGTACAAGCCATGACTGATGAAGCAAAAGAAGAAGCCGCAGCAGCCGAGAGTGAAGCAGCCGCCTCGCAATGGAACGACAGCGGCGAAGCCCTCGAACAGGAACCGATGTCGGACGAATGCACGATTGACGACTTCGTGAAAGTCGACTTGCGTGTCGCCCGCATCGTGGAAGCGAATTCCGTTCCCGAAGCCAACAAGCTACTACAGCTGACACTCAGTCTGGGTGGTGATGAACGCCGCAATGTGTTTGCCGGTATTAAAAGCGCGTACAACCCGGAAGAGCTGGTCGGTCGATTGGTCATCTGCTGTGCGAACCTCAAGCCACGTAAAATGCGATTCGGTACCAGCGAAGGCATGGTCCTCGCCTCCGGTCCGGGCGGAAAAGATGTTTTTCTGCTTTCCCCCGATGAAGGCGCCGTGCCCGGACAACGCGTCCACTAA
- a CDS encoding glycoside hydrolase family protein, translating to MELTKRSDMGEASLREHTIVWHPAKRKYYLLTDVISLNSKYHPNTYESEIHLFSSKDLSNWHYHGVAIRKGSTTEAYDLHGVASPVAATLKDGKILCPFSARRTEKFTRRSVGLAYSNNDPEQIPWNKTEQPISDLVGEDDDTALVSDATCDQFHLYHRTAGPNGYQIIHRTSSDPMQFDSWSNAVVVAPPPKTVRAQELTGATFVEGAYHLFVIEHFFKGGAQIAHLVSPCPEGPFQSFQKNERYLQPGDQPRNVIYSGHITPVVKNGTLAAFFWTVSQKGKRYGLLGHPVQKSP from the coding sequence GTGGAATTGACAAAGCGGTCTGACATGGGAGAGGCCAGTCTGCGTGAGCATACGATTGTCTGGCATCCTGCGAAGAGAAAGTATTACCTGCTGACCGATGTGATTTCCTTAAACAGCAAATATCATCCCAATACATATGAATCCGAGATCCATCTTTTTTCGAGTAAGGATTTATCGAACTGGCACTATCACGGAGTGGCGATCCGCAAAGGGAGCACGACAGAAGCTTACGATCTTCATGGCGTCGCCAGTCCTGTCGCAGCAACACTGAAGGATGGGAAGATTTTGTGTCCTTTCAGCGCACGCCGAACAGAGAAATTTACCCGTCGCAGTGTTGGCCTGGCTTATTCCAACAATGATCCGGAACAAATTCCCTGGAATAAAACAGAGCAACCGATTTCGGATCTTGTAGGAGAAGATGACGATACTGCGCTCGTAAGCGATGCCACTTGTGACCAGTTTCATTTATATCATCGTACGGCGGGACCGAACGGCTATCAGATAATCCATCGAACATCGTCTGATCCAATGCAGTTCGACTCCTGGTCGAATGCGGTCGTCGTTGCGCCACCTCCCAAAACTGTTCGTGCTCAGGAGTTAACAGGAGCGACGTTCGTTGAAGGTGCTTACCATCTGTTTGTGATCGAACATTTCTTTAAGGGAGGTGCCCAAATTGCGCATCTGGTTTCGCCCTGTCCCGAGGGGCCCTTCCAGTCCTTTCAGAAAAATGAGCGCTATCTGCAACCCGGCGACCAGCCTCGGAATGTGATCTATAGTGGCCATATTACACCCGTTGTTAAGAACGGTACTTTAGCTGCGTTCTTCTGGACTGTTTCACAGAAGGGAAAGCGGTATGGTCTTCTCGGCCATCCAGTGCAGAAGAGTCCCTGA
- a CDS encoding type II secretion system protein, which yields MIKTTQQRGRRAGFTLVEVLIVVVILGILAATVLPQFTSTNDDAKESVLVQDLQTLRSQIQLYKFQHNGKYPADGSTKTDDFRDALLLASDKDGTTGAVGTKPFGPYLIGNVPPNPYTGGRGIMIVTDVPGTDADETAKDGDEIVGWIYNPATGEIKGNNEGTAADGSDLDSF from the coding sequence ATGATTAAAACAACACAACAAAGAGGAAGACGTGCGGGTTTCACACTCGTCGAAGTCCTGATTGTAGTCGTGATTCTGGGGATCTTGGCTGCAACAGTATTACCACAATTTACATCAACGAATGATGACGCCAAAGAGTCTGTACTCGTACAGGATTTGCAGACACTACGTAGTCAGATTCAACTGTATAAGTTCCAGCACAACGGAAAATATCCTGCCGACGGTTCAACCAAAACCGACGATTTCCGTGATGCATTGTTGCTTGCCAGCGACAAAGATGGCACAACAGGTGCCGTCGGAACCAAGCCATTCGGTCCTTACCTGATTGGTAACGTTCCTCCTAACCCTTACACGGGTGGTCGTGGAATCATGATCGTGACTGACGTACCTGGTACCGATGCCGACGAAACTGCCAAAGACGGCGACGAAATTGTCGGTTGGATTTATAATCCTGCGACCGGCGAAATCAAAGGAAATAATGAAGGTACTGCCGCAGATGGTAGCGACCTGGACAGCTTCTAG
- a CDS encoding sulfatase-like hydrolase/transferase — MQFFKISASFILALCFTTALYSAENTEQKPSPERPNIMVVLCDDLGYGDLACYGHPVIKSPNIDRFAQEGLKLTSCYAAHPNCSPSRTGLMTGRTPFRVGVFNWIPMYSPMHVRKREITIATLLRQAGYATCHTGKWHLNGKFNLVGQPQPSDHGFDHWFSTQNNALPTHENPFNFVRNGKPVGPQKGYAAQLVADEAEDWLVNLRDKEKPFFMFVCFHEPHEPIASAERFRKLYTAPEGSTLPAHHGNVTQMDDAFGRILKTLEDQKLRDNTLIIFTSDNGPAITRRHPHGSSGPLRDKKGATYEGGIRVPGIVQWPAHVKPGTTSDVPVCGVDILPTLCAAANIPVPTDRVLDGTNILPLLKGEPLKRAKPLYWQFNRARNEPKVVIRDGEWKLLARLDVPTPKPSGSITEQELIDLKRAKLTGFELYHIQDDIAETTDRSESEREIFEKMKQQMQDIYEEVQAEAPLWPAWERSGYEGKIISEYYRKQTAQKKQKQKP; from the coding sequence ATGCAATTCTTTAAGATTTCCGCCTCATTCATTCTGGCACTGTGCTTCACAACAGCCTTGTACTCTGCAGAAAACACAGAACAGAAACCGTCTCCAGAGCGGCCTAATATTATGGTGGTCCTCTGTGATGATCTGGGTTATGGCGATCTTGCCTGTTATGGTCACCCGGTCATCAAAAGTCCCAATATCGACCGTTTTGCACAAGAAGGTCTGAAGCTGACCAGCTGTTATGCCGCACATCCAAACTGTTCTCCTTCACGGACCGGCCTGATGACGGGCCGTACTCCGTTCCGCGTTGGCGTCTTTAACTGGATTCCCATGTACTCCCCGATGCATGTACGCAAACGGGAAATCACTATCGCGACATTATTGCGACAAGCCGGATATGCCACCTGTCACACGGGCAAATGGCATCTCAACGGCAAGTTCAATCTGGTCGGTCAACCTCAACCTTCTGATCACGGATTTGACCACTGGTTTTCCACTCAGAACAATGCCCTGCCGACTCACGAAAATCCGTTCAATTTTGTCAGAAACGGGAAACCCGTTGGACCGCAGAAAGGCTATGCGGCCCAACTCGTCGCCGATGAAGCCGAGGACTGGCTCGTGAACCTGCGCGATAAAGAAAAACCGTTCTTCATGTTTGTCTGTTTTCACGAACCACACGAACCGATCGCCAGTGCAGAACGATTCCGTAAACTATATACCGCGCCCGAAGGCTCCACCCTGCCCGCACATCACGGCAATGTCACTCAGATGGATGACGCCTTTGGCCGCATCCTGAAAACGCTCGAAGACCAAAAACTTCGCGATAATACGTTAATCATCTTCACCAGCGATAACGGCCCGGCGATCACCAGACGCCATCCGCACGGTTCCTCTGGGCCGCTCCGCGATAAAAAAGGGGCCACCTATGAAGGGGGCATTCGTGTCCCCGGAATTGTGCAATGGCCCGCTCATGTCAAACCGGGAACCACCAGCGATGTCCCCGTGTGTGGCGTTGATATTCTGCCGACTCTCTGTGCAGCCGCGAATATTCCCGTTCCCACAGACCGTGTCCTGGATGGCACGAATATTCTGCCGCTCTTGAAAGGGGAGCCGCTCAAACGCGCGAAACCCCTGTATTGGCAGTTCAATCGGGCACGCAACGAGCCGAAAGTCGTCATTCGCGATGGCGAATGGAAACTGCTGGCACGGCTGGATGTTCCCACTCCCAAACCTTCGGGCAGCATCACCGAACAGGAACTCATCGATCTGAAACGGGCGAAGCTCACCGGCTTCGAACTGTATCACATTCAGGATGACATCGCCGAAACCACCGATCGCTCAGAGAGTGAACGGGAGATCTTCGAAAAAATGAAACAGCAGATGCAGGACATTTACGAAGAAGTTCAGGCCGAAGCGCCTCTCTGGCCCGCCTGGGAGAGATCTGGTTACGAAGGCAAAATCATTTCCGAATATTACCGCAAGCAGACGGCCCAAAAGAAACAGAAACAAAAACCGTGA
- a CDS encoding DUF1549 domain-containing protein — translation MKNWKTHLKRNYMLNRMLVVVSFAVCSFILNTGEAAEIPFQVSPEKTTLTGLLDYFQIQVPVLQDGKIVGDLTHQSRFTSLTPKIVEVNSEGLVRPVGFGDGKIQVEHAGKKREISVTVKPTPNGKNASFVKDVVPVLNKGGCSLGGCHASQFGKGGFKLSLFGYAPEQDYPEIARDDRQRRISILQPEKSLILQKASMAIAHGGGRRFAKDSYEYRIMQTWISEAVSEIDDKEPKVVGMELTPMSRRYKKGDVQQLRVIAEYSDGSKQDVTALAQYDSLIENIATVSPRGKVEIQGPGQTAIMVRYMGQAKISTVVSPYKSKVNLADFKPNNFIDEHIKKRFEQLGVEPSPLCSDEVFIRRAFLDTIGTLPAPEKVKAFLASKAPDKRSQLVDELLGLTGDPARDVYVESWSAYWGMKWGDLLRINRNKVGDGGMWAFSNWIRQSLRENKPVNDFVTEIITAQGSIYENGPANYFKIATKPEDLAEATSQIFLGVRLQCAKCHHHPFEVYSQKDYYSLAAFFTRVGNKASVDFGALGADTVIKVKGSGSIRHPRTRKTMEPTPLMGEPIDVTSYRDFRRPLARWITAPDNRLFSKNMVNRFWSYYMGSGFIEPIDDMRETNPASNPELLEALADHFVESGYNLKELMRAIMNSRAYQLSSEPLPENVAKTRFYTHFNVKRLPAEVMLDAIDDLTGAQERFRGVPEGTRAIELPDPNYTSYFLDTLGRPKRVITCECERTSQPNLAQVLQVANGKLINQKLATKNGRIEQLLKAKAPDHEVFTEMYLAAFSRYPTKQELANCDQIVKSSKDKREGYQDVMWAISNSREFLFNH, via the coding sequence ATGAAGAACTGGAAGACTCACTTGAAGAGAAATTACATGCTCAACCGGATGCTGGTTGTTGTTTCCTTTGCGGTCTGTTCGTTCATACTGAATACAGGCGAAGCGGCTGAAATACCGTTTCAGGTTTCGCCGGAAAAAACGACGTTGACTGGTCTGCTGGATTATTTCCAGATTCAGGTCCCCGTGTTACAGGACGGAAAAATTGTTGGCGACCTGACACATCAGTCGCGTTTTACCAGTCTGACACCGAAAATCGTGGAAGTGAACTCGGAAGGTCTCGTACGTCCGGTTGGTTTTGGCGACGGAAAAATTCAGGTGGAACATGCTGGCAAGAAACGCGAAATTTCCGTGACCGTGAAACCGACTCCGAATGGAAAGAACGCCAGCTTTGTCAAAGATGTGGTTCCTGTTCTAAATAAAGGGGGTTGCAGTCTGGGAGGTTGTCATGCGTCTCAGTTCGGTAAAGGGGGCTTCAAGTTATCTTTGTTTGGTTATGCTCCCGAGCAGGATTATCCCGAGATTGCCCGCGATGACCGGCAGCGCCGGATTTCCATTTTGCAGCCTGAGAAAAGTCTGATACTTCAGAAAGCGTCGATGGCGATCGCCCATGGCGGGGGAAGACGATTTGCGAAAGATTCGTATGAGTATCGAATCATGCAGACTTGGATTTCCGAAGCGGTGAGCGAAATCGACGACAAGGAACCCAAAGTGGTTGGCATGGAACTGACTCCCATGTCGCGGCGTTACAAAAAAGGGGACGTCCAGCAGTTGCGAGTGATTGCCGAGTATAGTGATGGTTCCAAACAGGATGTGACTGCGCTGGCTCAGTATGACAGCCTGATCGAAAATATTGCGACGGTTTCGCCACGGGGGAAAGTCGAAATTCAGGGTCCAGGCCAGACCGCGATTATGGTGCGGTATATGGGCCAGGCAAAAATTTCGACGGTCGTTTCGCCTTACAAATCAAAGGTTAATCTGGCTGATTTCAAACCGAATAACTTTATTGACGAGCATATTAAAAAACGCTTCGAGCAACTCGGCGTTGAGCCATCTCCGCTTTGTTCAGACGAAGTGTTCATCCGCCGTGCGTTTCTGGACACGATTGGTACTTTACCGGCACCGGAAAAAGTAAAGGCATTTCTGGCTTCCAAAGCTCCCGACAAACGGAGTCAGCTGGTAGACGAACTGCTGGGTCTCACCGGCGATCCGGCACGTGATGTGTATGTGGAATCATGGAGTGCGTATTGGGGGATGAAATGGGGCGATTTGCTGCGAATTAACCGGAATAAAGTCGGTGATGGCGGCATGTGGGCGTTTTCGAACTGGATTCGTCAGTCCTTGCGTGAGAACAAGCCGGTGAATGATTTCGTGACCGAGATCATTACAGCACAAGGTTCGATTTATGAGAATGGACCTGCTAACTATTTCAAGATTGCGACCAAACCGGAAGATCTGGCTGAAGCAACTTCGCAGATCTTCTTAGGAGTGCGTCTGCAATGTGCGAAGTGTCACCATCATCCGTTTGAGGTTTACAGCCAGAAAGACTATTACAGTCTGGCTGCATTCTTCACGCGCGTGGGCAATAAAGCCAGCGTCGATTTCGGTGCATTGGGGGCAGACACGGTGATCAAAGTGAAAGGCAGCGGTTCAATTCGTCATCCACGGACACGGAAAACGATGGAGCCAACTCCGTTAATGGGTGAGCCGATCGACGTGACCTCGTATCGTGATTTTCGGCGTCCTCTGGCACGCTGGATTACTGCGCCTGATAATCGTCTGTTTTCGAAAAACATGGTGAACCGTTTCTGGTCTTACTATATGGGTTCCGGCTTTATTGAACCCATTGATGACATGCGGGAAACCAACCCGGCTTCGAATCCGGAACTGCTGGAGGCACTCGCCGATCATTTTGTGGAGTCCGGGTATAACCTGAAAGAGTTGATGCGGGCGATCATGAATTCGCGGGCTTATCAGTTGTCTTCAGAGCCACTACCCGAAAATGTCGCGAAGACTCGTTTCTATACGCATTTCAATGTAAAACGCTTGCCGGCAGAAGTGATGCTGGATGCGATCGACGATCTTACCGGCGCTCAGGAACGATTCCGCGGTGTGCCTGAGGGAACGCGGGCGATTGAACTGCCCGACCCGAACTATACTTCGTACTTCTTGGATACACTGGGACGCCCCAAGCGCGTCATCACCTGCGAGTGTGAACGCACCAGCCAGCCGAATCTGGCGCAAGTGCTGCAGGTAGCCAACGGCAAATTGATCAATCAAAAGCTGGCAACGAAGAATGGACGGATTGAACAGTTGTTGAAAGCAAAAGCCCCCGATCATGAGGTCTTCACCGAAATGTATCTGGCCGCCTTCAGCAGATATCCCACAAAACAGGAACTGGCAAACTGCGATCAGATCGTCAAAAGTTCGAAAGATAAGCGGGAAGGCTACCAGGATGTGATGTGGGCCATCAGCAACAGCCGCGAATTCCTGTTTAACCACTAA
- a CDS encoding DUF1501 domain-containing protein, translating to MLKLFPQKVSNCETGSRRQFLLEVGALSAFGITLDSMMRGQAHASNSESGALADPSNDTNCILIWTRGGTSHHDTFDPKPNASADVRGDFSAISTALPGYQFSDQLPLFAKHANEFTIMRNLNPRNGSHSTADAFMLSGHKFNASVTYPCYGAVIAKTKGFKTNIPPHIQIGNNVDRRFNGGLGGYLGLQYNPFEIPGDPNAKNFTVRDISPPSGITIDRLKRRQQALQAIDTLQRQADQNQNAFEASDAHYQNAFSMITSADTQKAFDLTEESDKTRDNYGRHYLGQSCLLARRLIESGSRFVTVSSGGWDTHTNNFKSLKRSLPPFDRALTSLVLDLKQRGMLDNTLVVWLTDFGRTPVINSAAGRDHWATASTMMMIGAGTPAGQIVGATDDIGSRPVGKEYYPQDVAASIYTKLGVNLDHYFISPEDGRPLIINEGQPIPELMG from the coding sequence ATGCTGAAGCTTTTCCCACAAAAAGTTTCCAATTGTGAGACCGGTAGCCGACGTCAATTTCTTTTAGAAGTTGGTGCACTCAGCGCATTTGGAATCACCCTCGATTCCATGATGCGAGGTCAGGCGCATGCTTCCAACAGTGAGTCTGGTGCGCTGGCAGATCCATCGAATGACACCAACTGCATCCTGATCTGGACACGTGGTGGAACGAGCCATCACGACACCTTCGATCCCAAACCGAATGCTTCCGCCGATGTGCGTGGCGATTTTTCAGCCATCAGCACCGCACTGCCCGGTTATCAGTTTTCTGATCAACTGCCGCTATTTGCAAAACATGCCAACGAATTCACCATCATGCGGAACCTGAATCCACGAAACGGATCACACTCCACCGCTGATGCCTTCATGCTGTCGGGACACAAATTCAATGCATCCGTCACGTACCCCTGCTATGGCGCCGTGATTGCAAAGACCAAAGGTTTCAAAACCAACATCCCGCCTCACATTCAAATCGGGAATAACGTCGACCGACGCTTCAATGGCGGACTGGGTGGTTATCTGGGATTACAATACAACCCGTTCGAAATTCCCGGTGATCCGAATGCGAAAAACTTCACCGTACGTGATATCTCTCCGCCGTCGGGGATCACCATCGATCGCCTGAAACGACGCCAGCAGGCACTCCAGGCCATCGATACCCTGCAACGACAGGCCGACCAAAATCAAAATGCCTTTGAAGCGTCTGACGCTCACTATCAGAACGCCTTCAGTATGATCACTTCTGCTGACACACAAAAGGCTTTTGACCTGACTGAAGAATCGGACAAAACCCGTGACAATTATGGACGTCACTACCTGGGCCAAAGCTGTCTTCTGGCCCGCCGTCTGATTGAATCGGGATCACGCTTCGTCACCGTCAGCAGTGGTGGCTGGGATACCCATACGAATAACTTCAAATCATTGAAAAGATCATTACCTCCCTTTGACCGGGCTCTGACTTCACTGGTTCTCGATTTGAAACAGCGAGGCATGCTGGATAACACACTCGTCGTCTGGTTGACCGACTTCGGACGGACTCCTGTCATCAACTCAGCAGCCGGCCGAGACCACTGGGCCACCGCTTCTACGATGATGATGATCGGTGCTGGCACTCCCGCGGGACAAATCGTCGGAGCCACCGATGACATCGGTTCGCGTCCGGTTGGAAAAGAATACTATCCGCAAGACGTCGCGGCTTCCATTTATACCAAACTGGGAGTGAACCTGGATCATTACTTCATCTCTCCCGAAGATGGACGTCCTCTGATTATCAATGAGGGACAACCGATTCCGGAATTGATGGGTTAA
- a CDS encoding PPC domain-containing protein translates to MRCIAYSLLTLSLFFSTSTPSKAADEKKTPPPSKIGFRQLVAFKPAAVQQGDKRTIQLHTSYTLDGTHSVFFDQPGIKMTFTEPKPKAAPRRGRGSVGTPFAFDIEVPKDQPTRIYECRVATEQAVSSVTHLLVTPYPVIEEVEKKDNNSFDTAQVVTVPSTVCGICEKSEDLDCYKFTGKKGQEITIQVYAQRVTEAIHTMQTSGVYLMDSILTLYGPQKQIIAQNDNFVKSDSLITFTLPADGEYVFEIRDARYVGSGKYAYCIEVSDTPFVYHTMPLAVQKGKTTEVALQGHALKGQTKATLSAADAKETGWTKRTLKTPAGETNAVWTLISDDPQVTAPGTNISTKTAFPLTLPVGVSAQLSEPEQIHYYSFKAKKDQYYFFKLMSNRIELPLDCVMQVYDTKGKAQRIYINGGANTEADDGLKTKDAEFYFQAPADAEYYVTVRDLHDRGGQRFTYHLSAQPSGPEFEVHGEYYYAQIAPGTNMLWFAKVKRLNGFDGPIEMNIEGLPKGVTLEPVTLPPGVNDCGLILKAAKDAPINASLVKITGTAKVPGPDGKEREIVREGHITCEIQSGGGGQARWPIHTSIVGVTKPLDLLEVTATPSEIKLKPGESAEIKVKIKRSEVYKDPVTLATSFMYFRSKFGEQLPPGVTLSKKSKTRLAGDTLEGTLIIEASDKAKPIKRFPFAAMARVGITFSITTNYASNVLYLTITDSEGKDKLAKK, encoded by the coding sequence ATGCGCTGCATAGCTTATTCATTACTGACTCTGAGCCTGTTCTTCTCAACATCAACTCCGTCTAAAGCGGCCGATGAAAAGAAAACTCCGCCGCCGTCAAAAATCGGTTTTCGGCAACTGGTCGCATTTAAACCGGCTGCGGTTCAACAAGGAGATAAGCGAACAATCCAGCTGCATACCAGCTACACTCTGGATGGAACACACTCTGTCTTCTTTGATCAGCCCGGCATCAAGATGACGTTTACGGAACCCAAGCCCAAAGCTGCGCCCCGACGCGGCCGCGGCTCGGTCGGCACCCCGTTTGCTTTCGACATCGAAGTTCCTAAAGATCAGCCCACACGAATTTATGAATGCCGCGTTGCCACAGAGCAAGCGGTTTCCAGCGTCACCCATTTGCTGGTTACACCGTATCCCGTCATCGAAGAAGTCGAAAAGAAAGACAACAACAGCTTCGATACTGCCCAGGTCGTCACAGTTCCTTCCACGGTCTGTGGTATCTGTGAAAAATCAGAAGATCTCGACTGCTATAAATTCACCGGTAAAAAAGGGCAGGAAATCACGATCCAGGTCTACGCACAACGCGTTACCGAAGCGATTCACACCATGCAGACGTCCGGCGTCTATCTGATGGATTCCATTCTGACTTTATACGGACCGCAAAAACAAATCATCGCCCAGAACGATAACTTCGTTAAATCCGATTCACTGATCACGTTCACGCTACCCGCAGACGGCGAATACGTCTTTGAAATCCGTGATGCCCGTTATGTCGGATCCGGAAAATATGCCTACTGCATCGAAGTCAGTGACACGCCTTTCGTGTACCACACCATGCCCCTGGCTGTTCAGAAAGGAAAAACCACTGAAGTTGCCTTACAGGGACATGCCTTGAAAGGCCAGACCAAAGCCACGTTGTCTGCTGCCGACGCCAAAGAAACCGGCTGGACGAAACGAACCCTCAAGACACCCGCCGGCGAAACCAATGCTGTCTGGACACTGATCAGCGACGATCCCCAGGTAACAGCGCCCGGCACAAATATCTCGACCAAGACTGCTTTCCCGCTGACACTGCCTGTTGGCGTCAGCGCCCAGCTCAGTGAGCCCGAACAGATTCACTACTACTCGTTCAAAGCCAAAAAAGATCAATACTACTTTTTCAAATTGATGTCCAATCGCATCGAGCTGCCCCTCGACTGCGTCATGCAAGTCTACGACACCAAAGGCAAAGCACAACGGATCTACATCAACGGCGGTGCAAATACTGAAGCCGACGACGGCCTGAAAACCAAAGACGCCGAGTTCTACTTTCAAGCACCCGCTGATGCAGAATACTACGTCACCGTTCGGGATCTGCATGATCGTGGCGGTCAGCGGTTTACTTACCACCTGTCTGCACAACCCAGTGGCCCGGAATTTGAAGTTCACGGCGAATATTATTATGCACAAATTGCACCGGGGACCAACATGCTCTGGTTTGCCAAAGTCAAACGTTTGAACGGCTTCGACGGCCCGATTGAAATGAACATTGAAGGGCTCCCTAAAGGGGTCACATTAGAACCGGTCACTCTGCCTCCGGGCGTGAATGATTGTGGCCTGATTTTAAAAGCCGCCAAGGATGCCCCCATCAACGCATCGCTCGTGAAAATCACCGGAACAGCCAAAGTCCCCGGCCCCGATGGAAAAGAACGCGAAATCGTACGCGAAGGCCACATCACCTGTGAAATTCAATCCGGCGGCGGCGGACAGGCACGCTGGCCAATTCATACGTCGATCGTCGGTGTCACTAAACCACTCGACCTGCTGGAAGTCACCGCGACCCCCAGCGAAATAAAATTGAAGCCCGGCGAATCGGCGGAAATCAAAGTCAAAATCAAACGGAGTGAAGTCTATAAGGATCCGGTCACACTCGCGACTTCCTTTATGTACTTCAGATCAAAATTTGGAGAACAACTGCCTCCCGGCGTGACACTCTCCAAGAAGAGCAAAACCCGTCTGGCCGGCGATACGCTGGAAGGCACACTGATCATTGAAGCGTCGGACAAAGCGAAGCCCATCAAACGCTTCCCGTTCGCCGCGATGGCCCGGGTTGGGATCACATTCTCGATTACGACCAACTATGCATCGAATGTGCTTTATCTGACGATCACTGATTCTGAAGGAAAAGACAAACTGGCCAAAAAATAG